A genomic window from Nocardioides sp. BP30 includes:
- the cysC gene encoding adenylyl-sulfate kinase gives MPDAPQFSPTARELDDLELIAHGALPNGFNAPGSVVTLTLPDDVASAALEAGAVELVDPEGLPLARVAWPAGTVTPLATPAYGPFRRLYLSPAQAREQYAGRTFVPVTGPLTRAELAELAPLGPIALLALVGDGTPDLSAVALLRATLAAARQLPEAAVIAVPLAAHGDPEADHALGVHAVTAYAGADPVRALSGRFVEGAGADDDAPGEDFPDEVAAIVEADRPARDAQGLVLFFTGLSGSGKSTLARALMDRLLETGQRTVTSLDGDVVRRNLSAGLTFSKADRETNIRRIGWVAAEISRHGGVAVCSPIAPFDATRQDVRRYVEEAGGAFFLIHVATPLEECERRDRKGLYAKARAGVIPEFTGISSPYEVPQDADVRVDTTGRTIEEALDDVLVALRSAGYLDLEVGPATTAEPGDGPGDTPGEEPLKVLFVCTANICRSPFMELTARRLAGTAGLEFSSAGTHGWDDKPMDAAMVQVLGDGIEAGDFRSRAVSRDLLDRADLVLTAEAAQRSYLLQDHPDLFRKVFTLGQAAEAIGRLEPGLAPTEVVERLASARGHADPALDVPDPYRRGPEAAAAAAEHIGRLLATVLPALSRTNR, from the coding sequence GTGCCCGACGCGCCCCAGTTCAGCCCCACCGCCCGCGAGCTCGACGACCTCGAGCTGATCGCCCACGGCGCGCTGCCGAACGGCTTCAACGCGCCCGGCAGCGTGGTCACGCTGACGCTTCCGGACGATGTCGCGAGCGCCGCCCTCGAGGCCGGCGCGGTGGAGCTCGTCGACCCCGAGGGCCTGCCACTGGCGCGGGTCGCCTGGCCGGCCGGCACGGTGACCCCGCTGGCGACGCCGGCCTACGGCCCGTTCCGCAGGCTCTACCTGTCGCCCGCGCAGGCTCGCGAGCAGTACGCCGGACGCACGTTCGTCCCCGTGACCGGCCCCCTGACCCGCGCCGAGCTGGCCGAGCTGGCCCCGCTCGGTCCGATCGCCCTGCTCGCGCTCGTCGGCGACGGCACACCGGATCTCTCGGCCGTGGCGCTGCTCCGCGCCACCCTGGCCGCCGCGAGGCAGCTGCCCGAAGCGGCGGTGATCGCCGTACCCCTGGCCGCCCACGGCGACCCGGAGGCCGACCACGCTCTCGGTGTGCACGCGGTGACGGCGTACGCGGGTGCCGACCCGGTGCGAGCCCTCAGCGGCCGTTTCGTCGAGGGGGCCGGTGCCGACGACGACGCCCCGGGCGAGGACTTCCCCGACGAGGTGGCGGCCATCGTCGAGGCCGACCGGCCCGCTCGCGACGCCCAGGGCCTGGTGCTCTTCTTCACCGGTCTGTCCGGCTCCGGCAAGTCGACGCTGGCCCGTGCGCTGATGGACCGGCTGCTCGAGACCGGCCAGCGCACCGTCACCTCGCTCGACGGCGACGTCGTACGCCGCAACCTCTCGGCGGGGCTGACCTTCTCCAAGGCCGACCGCGAGACGAACATCCGCCGGATCGGCTGGGTCGCCGCCGAGATCTCCCGGCACGGCGGGGTGGCGGTGTGCAGCCCGATCGCGCCGTTCGACGCCACCCGGCAGGACGTTCGCCGGTACGTCGAGGAGGCGGGCGGGGCGTTCTTCCTGATCCACGTGGCGACGCCCCTGGAGGAATGCGAGCGGCGCGACCGCAAGGGGCTCTATGCGAAGGCGCGGGCGGGGGTCATCCCCGAGTTCACCGGCATCTCCTCGCCGTACGAGGTGCCCCAGGACGCCGATGTCCGGGTCGACACCACCGGCCGCACCATCGAGGAGGCGCTCGACGACGTGCTGGTCGCACTGCGCAGCGCCGGCTACCTCGATCTCGAGGTGGGCCCTGCCACCACCGCCGAGCCCGGTGATGGGCCCGGTGACACACCCGGCGAAGAGCCGCTGAAGGTCCTCTTCGTCTGCACCGCGAACATCTGCCGCTCGCCGTTCATGGAGCTGACCGCGCGACGGCTCGCCGGGACCGCGGGGCTGGAGTTCAGCAGTGCCGGCACGCACGGCTGGGACGACAAGCCGATGGACGCAGCCATGGTCCAGGTGCTCGGCGACGGCATCGAGGCCGGGGACTTCCGCAGCCGTGCCGTCAGCCGCGACCTGCTCGACCGGGCCGATCTCGTCCTGACCGCCGAGGCCGCCCAGCGCAGCTACCTCCTCCAGGACCACCCGGACCTGTTCCGCAAGGTGTTCACCCTCGGCCAGGCGGCCGAGGCGATCGGGCGGCTCGAGCCCGGGTTGGCCCCCACCGAGGTGGTCGAGCGGCTGGCCTCGGCGCGGGGACATGCCGACCCCGCCCTCGACGTACCCGACCCCTATCGGCGCGGACCGGAGGCGGCGGCTGCCGCCGCCGAGCACATCGGCCGCCTGCTGGCGACCGTGCTGCCGGCGCTGAGCAGGACGAACCGTTGA
- a CDS encoding helix-turn-helix domain-containing protein codes for MVKSRVGKTVESLGEYLREQRVAAQLSLRQLADQAGVSNPYLSQIERGLRKPSAEVLQQIAKALRISAEQVYVRAGILDPDEDRGSSVELAVLADSRLTERQKRSLLDVYASFLALNSRVDDAETTQGES; via the coding sequence ATGGTCAAGAGCAGGGTCGGCAAGACCGTCGAGTCCCTGGGGGAGTACCTCCGGGAGCAGCGGGTCGCTGCGCAGCTCTCGCTGCGTCAGCTTGCCGACCAGGCCGGTGTGTCCAATCCGTACCTGAGCCAGATCGAGCGCGGCCTGCGCAAGCCCTCCGCCGAGGTGCTGCAGCAGATCGCCAAGGCTCTGCGGATCTCGGCCGAGCAGGTCTACGTCCGGGCCGGGATCCTCGATCCCGACGAGGACCGTGGCAGCTCGGTCGAGCTGGCCGTCCTGGCGGACAGCCGATTGACGGAGCGACAGAAGCGTTCCCTGCTCGACGTCTATGCGTCGTTCCTCGCCCTCAACAGCCGTGTCGACGACGCGGAGACGACCCAAGGAGAATCCTGA
- a CDS encoding sulfite exporter TauE/SafE family protein, giving the protein MHDLFTTSALDVLLVSFGIGIVVGLTGMGGGALMTPALILLGINPSTAVANDLVAASVNKSVGAAVHWRHGSPNLRLAGFLMIGSVPFAFLGTFITRWVGDQEAFLKTALGYALLFAAATYTLRMYLQLRHVTSGNTAPEGDPRIRPLLTIAIGAVGGLLVGITSVGSGSVIMIALLLLYPTLSAVKLVGTDLVQAVPLVLSAAIGQWINHGVDWSVLIPLIVGGSPGTLLGSRMARWVSQSVIRRGIVIVLTMSGAKMLGAGSNALLIIAGAMLLLGPLAWGFVRQTRGIPAFDNNSGAWRVGERG; this is encoded by the coding sequence GTGCACGATCTCTTCACCACCTCGGCGCTGGACGTCCTGCTCGTCAGCTTCGGCATCGGCATCGTCGTCGGCCTGACCGGCATGGGCGGCGGTGCGCTGATGACCCCTGCCCTGATCCTGCTCGGGATCAATCCGAGCACGGCCGTGGCCAACGACCTGGTCGCCGCCTCGGTCAACAAGAGCGTCGGGGCCGCCGTGCACTGGCGGCACGGCTCGCCCAACCTGCGGCTGGCCGGGTTCCTGATGATCGGCTCGGTCCCGTTCGCCTTCCTCGGCACGTTCATCACCCGCTGGGTGGGTGACCAGGAGGCGTTCCTCAAGACCGCGCTGGGCTACGCGCTGCTGTTCGCGGCGGCGACGTACACGCTGCGGATGTATCTCCAGCTGCGCCACGTCACCAGCGGCAACACCGCGCCCGAGGGCGACCCCCGCATCCGCCCCCTGCTGACGATCGCTATCGGCGCCGTCGGCGGCCTGCTGGTCGGCATCACCTCGGTGGGCTCCGGCTCGGTGATCATGATCGCGCTGCTGTTGCTCTACCCGACGCTCTCGGCGGTGAAGCTGGTGGGGACCGATCTGGTCCAGGCGGTACCCCTGGTGCTCTCGGCCGCGATCGGCCAGTGGATCAACCACGGAGTGGACTGGTCGGTGCTGATCCCGCTGATCGTCGGCGGCTCACCCGGCACCCTGCTCGGCTCGCGGATGGCGCGCTGGGTCTCCCAGTCGGTGATCCGGCGCGGGATCGTCATCGTGCTCACCATGTCGGGCGCCAAGATGCTCGGGGCGGGCTCCAACGCGCTGCTGATCATCGCCGGTGCGATGCTGCTGCTCGGCCCGCTCGCATGGGGCTTCGTCCGGCAGACCCGCGGCATCCCGGCGTTCGACAACAACTCGGGGGCGTGGCGGGTCGGCGAACGCGGATAG
- a CDS encoding acyltransferase family protein → MPTSLVASSRPQVATAREAVAAQERWRLGRRPGLDVVRGVAILMVMISHLRHGWRSEGSIGVSIFFVLSGFLITALLLEERRETGRIDFKAFYARRARRLLPAMVVMIVVVSAVKAHLGVPWRGSMASVLLYVSNWAYIHGVRMTWVQHTWSLAIEEQFYLVWPIVLVLVLRLVRPIRLAPALAVLMLASTAVRWSLYASGAPALRVYEGTDARADALLAGCALAVLAHSGVRLPRIDVIAAGWALAAAVVVGLVASDLNHNVVGPTVGLPLGIILLLTGLAMRGEGQGSAVIAWFGRRSYGLYLWSVPIALSAPYFFPGIGLTGKVALAVASLGVAELSWRLVEKPILDRGRARR, encoded by the coding sequence ATGCCCACCTCCCTCGTCGCTTCGTCGCGCCCGCAGGTCGCCACGGCTCGCGAGGCCGTCGCCGCGCAGGAGCGGTGGCGGCTGGGCCGGCGGCCTGGCCTCGACGTCGTCCGCGGCGTCGCGATCCTGATGGTGATGATCAGCCACCTGCGCCACGGCTGGCGCTCGGAGGGCTCGATCGGGGTCAGCATCTTCTTCGTGCTCTCCGGTTTCCTGATCACGGCCCTGCTCCTGGAGGAGCGCCGCGAGACGGGTCGGATCGACTTCAAGGCGTTCTACGCGCGTCGCGCCCGCCGGCTGCTGCCCGCCATGGTGGTGATGATCGTGGTCGTCTCAGCGGTCAAGGCCCACCTCGGTGTGCCGTGGCGAGGCTCGATGGCCTCGGTGCTGCTCTACGTGAGCAACTGGGCCTACATCCACGGCGTGCGGATGACGTGGGTCCAGCACACCTGGAGCCTCGCGATCGAGGAGCAGTTCTACCTCGTCTGGCCGATAGTCCTGGTCCTGGTCCTGCGGCTGGTCAGGCCGATCCGGCTGGCGCCCGCCCTCGCCGTCCTGATGCTGGCCTCCACCGCTGTGCGCTGGTCGCTCTACGCCTCGGGCGCCCCCGCGCTGCGGGTCTACGAGGGCACCGACGCGCGCGCGGACGCGCTGCTCGCGGGCTGTGCGCTGGCGGTGCTGGCCCACAGCGGCGTCCGGCTGCCCCGGATCGACGTCATCGCGGCGGGCTGGGCGCTCGCGGCAGCCGTCGTGGTCGGGCTGGTCGCCAGCGACCTCAACCACAACGTCGTGGGTCCCACTGTCGGCCTCCCGCTCGGCATCATCCTCCTGCTCACCGGCCTCGCGATGCGCGGCGAGGGCCAGGGGTCGGCCGTGATCGCCTGGTTCGGCCGCCGCTCCTACGGCCTGTACCTGTGGAGCGTGCCGATCGCGCTGTCGGCGCCGTACTTCTTCCCCGGCATCGGCCTGACCGGCAAGGTCGCCCTCGCCGTCGCCTCGCTCGGCGTCGCCGAGCTGTCCTGGCGGCTGGTGGAGAAGCCGATCCTCGACCGGGGTCGCGCCCGCCGCTGA
- a CDS encoding UDP-N-acetylmuramate dehydrogenase, with protein sequence MADTAGRRLAEHTTLRLGGPARSWVVATTETELIEAVSAADAAGERVLVLGGGSNVVVADAGFPGTVVAVATRGIHSDAEPSPQGGSDPTCGGAMVTVAAGEPWDEVVATAVEREWIGVEALSGIPGSTGATPIQNVGAYGQDVSQTIAQVRVWDRVLRGVRTFAAAECGFGYRHSRFKTDPTRHVVLSVTFQLRIGTLSAPIAYAELARALGVEVGARAPLGEVRAAVLGLRRAKGMVLDAADHDTWSAGSFFTNPVVPADRIPDGAPAWPQGDGTVKTSAAWLIEHAGYGKGYPGHGPVSLSTKHTLALTNRGGATTADLLSLAREIRAGVAARFGIELVNEPVTVGEAL encoded by the coding sequence GTGGCTGACACCGCTGGAAGGCGGCTCGCCGAGCACACCACGCTGCGCCTCGGCGGCCCGGCGAGGTCATGGGTCGTCGCTACCACCGAGACCGAGCTGATCGAGGCCGTCTCGGCCGCGGACGCCGCCGGTGAGCGGGTGCTCGTCCTGGGCGGCGGAAGCAACGTGGTGGTCGCCGATGCCGGCTTCCCGGGCACGGTCGTCGCGGTCGCCACCCGTGGCATCCACAGTGACGCCGAGCCCAGTCCGCAAGGGGGCTCCGACCCGACCTGCGGCGGCGCCATGGTGACGGTGGCCGCGGGAGAGCCCTGGGACGAGGTCGTCGCCACGGCCGTCGAGCGGGAGTGGATCGGCGTGGAGGCGCTCTCCGGCATCCCCGGCTCGACCGGTGCCACCCCGATCCAGAACGTCGGCGCCTACGGCCAGGACGTGTCGCAGACCATCGCCCAGGTGCGCGTGTGGGACCGGGTGCTGCGCGGCGTACGGACCTTCGCGGCTGCCGAGTGCGGCTTCGGTTACCGGCACTCCCGGTTCAAGACCGACCCGACGCGCCACGTCGTGCTGTCGGTGACCTTCCAGTTGCGGATCGGGACGCTCTCGGCACCCATCGCCTACGCCGAGCTCGCGCGGGCCCTCGGCGTCGAGGTCGGCGCGCGCGCCCCGCTGGGTGAGGTCCGCGCGGCCGTGCTGGGCCTGCGCCGGGCCAAGGGCATGGTCCTCGACGCCGCCGACCACGACACCTGGAGCGCCGGCTCCTTCTTCACCAACCCGGTCGTGCCGGCCGACCGGATACCCGACGGGGCGCCCGCCTGGCCGCAGGGCGACGGCACGGTCAAGACCTCGGCGGCGTGGCTGATCGAGCACGCCGGCTACGGCAAGGGCTACCCGGGCCACGGGCCGGTGTCCCTCTCGACCAAGCACACCCTCGCCCTCACCAACAGGGGTGGGGCGACCACGGCGGACCTGCTGAGCCTGGCCCGGGAGATCCGTGCCGGCGTGGCCGCCAGGTTCGGCATCGAGCTGGTCAACGAGCCGGTCACGGTGGGCGAGGCCCTCTGA
- a CDS encoding MaoC/PaaZ C-terminal domain-containing protein produces MTEDLEPQRFTLTRADLVRYAGASGDFNPIHWSDRVAGAVGLPGVIAHGMLTLGLVGSAVAAWTGEAEVLELGAKFTAPVVVPDDEQGVVVEVVATKVTRTEETTTIAMEVRCGADKVLGMPKAVVRG; encoded by the coding sequence ATGACCGAGGACCTCGAACCGCAGCGGTTCACCCTCACCCGCGCCGACCTCGTCCGGTACGCCGGAGCGTCGGGCGACTTCAACCCGATCCACTGGTCGGACCGAGTGGCCGGTGCCGTCGGGCTGCCCGGCGTGATCGCGCACGGCATGCTCACCCTCGGGCTGGTCGGCTCCGCCGTCGCAGCCTGGACCGGCGAGGCGGAGGTGCTCGAGCTGGGGGCGAAGTTCACCGCGCCCGTCGTCGTACCCGATGACGAGCAGGGCGTCGTGGTCGAGGTCGTCGCGACGAAGGTGACCCGCACCGAGGAAACGACGACCATCGCGATGGAGGTGCGTTGCGGCGCCGACAAGGTGCTCGGCATGCCCAAGGCGGTCGTGCGTGGCTGA
- a CDS encoding FAS1-like dehydratase domain-containing protein, producing the protein MDPSVVDRTFPPVGPYVVSAAKVAEFATATQWRGAGVPPTFPILLLNDAMLAFLADVGASLERIVHGEQRFSYRRPVAVGDELTATLRVASLRSLGGADVIGTLSTITDAAGDLVCEAKATLVHAGGEGSEG; encoded by the coding sequence ATGGACCCCTCCGTCGTCGACCGGACGTTCCCGCCCGTCGGGCCCTACGTCGTCAGCGCCGCCAAGGTGGCCGAGTTCGCCACCGCCACCCAGTGGCGCGGCGCCGGCGTGCCACCGACCTTCCCGATCCTGCTGCTCAACGACGCGATGCTGGCCTTCCTCGCCGACGTCGGCGCGTCGCTGGAGCGGATCGTGCATGGTGAGCAGCGCTTCAGCTACCGCCGGCCGGTCGCCGTAGGCGACGAGTTGACCGCCACACTGCGCGTGGCCAGCCTGCGCAGCCTGGGCGGCGCCGACGTGATCGGCACCCTGTCGACCATCACCGACGCCGCCGGCGACCTGGTCTGTGAGGCCAAGGCCACCCTGGTGCACGCCGGCGGGGAGGGGAGCGAGGGATGA
- the rpmG gene encoding 50S ribosomal protein L33: MASKSSDVRPKITLACVECKERNYITKKNRRNDPDRLELAKFCPRCRCHRAHRETR, translated from the coding sequence GTGGCCAGCAAGAGCAGCGACGTTCGCCCGAAGATCACTCTCGCCTGCGTGGAGTGCAAGGAGCGCAACTACATCACCAAGAAGAACCGCCGCAACGACCCCGATCGTCTGGAGCTGGCGAAGTTCTGCCCGCGTTGCCGCTGCCACCGCGCGCACCGCGAGACCCGCTGA
- a CDS encoding glycoside hydrolase domain-containing protein gives MSRIPIGLLALVVVLLSAVLAAAPVHAASAAGTPSVTVTPTVGDEMTAFRGTGTGFTPSTSADVSVEVNGNPFTGSYTKTRRISAAGGFVDWVWVWTEGDPYGTYTFTFTDSVSHQAAIAMVTIKHTATGPKPAAGTHLMVDTASAPALATVQAWQSTAPYDAIGVYVPVDQAVDNRHDKVQGNLTQSWVSAVQTGGWHVLPIYVGPQAPDACQSGSFHGMNADPAVAQTQGVAAADDAVGGANLLGIDAAIPVVYDMESYTPGCSAAVQAFLLGWTTELHRLHRPAAVYGGASSVATDLAAAADGDPGYVLPDLFWAATDNRRAAIDSVKDLPPESWKVANQYIFGVTRTYGATSLTVDESAVDASVWPSTRSDPVPDTTAPIVSVADVPRLIGTSQASFTWSGVDAGTGIASYQVRTRRTAGGHAAGAWSGAVAVPATTRSRTEKVRAGEQVCEQVRGVDVVGNASDWTLPACTSRLDDDRSAAPGPGWHRKHAATAYRRTLTTTTRAHAVLTLGRTAGGRLAVAMTGRGSLVVKVAGHRVGALHGSGTHWLGLPRKGKVTLTTSNGRRVSVDGFALTPR, from the coding sequence GTGTCTCGGATCCCGATCGGTCTCCTCGCGCTCGTCGTGGTGCTGCTGAGCGCTGTGCTCGCCGCTGCGCCGGTGCATGCCGCCTCCGCCGCCGGGACGCCGAGTGTCACTGTGACGCCGACAGTGGGCGACGAGATGACCGCCTTCCGCGGGACCGGCACGGGCTTCACCCCGAGCACCTCGGCCGACGTGAGCGTCGAGGTCAACGGCAATCCGTTCACCGGTTCGTACACCAAGACCCGGAGGATCAGCGCTGCAGGCGGTTTCGTCGATTGGGTCTGGGTATGGACCGAGGGCGACCCGTACGGCACCTACACGTTCACCTTCACTGACTCGGTGAGCCACCAGGCCGCCATCGCGATGGTGACGATCAAGCACACGGCGACCGGGCCCAAGCCGGCCGCTGGGACGCACCTGATGGTCGACACCGCCTCGGCACCCGCCCTCGCGACGGTGCAGGCATGGCAGTCGACGGCACCGTACGACGCCATCGGCGTCTACGTCCCGGTCGACCAAGCCGTCGACAACCGGCACGACAAGGTCCAAGGCAACCTGACGCAGTCCTGGGTGAGCGCCGTGCAGACCGGTGGTTGGCACGTGCTGCCGATCTACGTCGGCCCTCAGGCGCCCGACGCCTGCCAGTCCGGCTCGTTCCACGGCATGAACGCCGATCCCGCGGTCGCGCAGACGCAAGGGGTCGCTGCGGCCGATGACGCGGTCGGAGGAGCGAACCTGCTCGGCATCGATGCGGCGATCCCGGTCGTCTACGACATGGAGTCCTACACCCCCGGTTGCAGCGCAGCAGTGCAGGCCTTCCTGCTCGGCTGGACCACCGAGCTGCACCGGCTCCACCGCCCCGCTGCCGTCTACGGAGGAGCCTCGTCGGTTGCCACCGACCTCGCGGCGGCCGCCGACGGCGACCCGGGATACGTGCTGCCAGACCTCTTCTGGGCGGCGACGGACAACCGTCGGGCGGCGATCGACTCCGTCAAGGACCTGCCGCCGGAGAGCTGGAAGGTCGCCAACCAATACATCTTCGGCGTCACGCGCACCTACGGGGCGACCTCCTTGACCGTTGACGAGTCGGCCGTCGACGCATCGGTGTGGCCCAGCACGCGATCGGATCCGGTCCCCGACACCACGGCGCCCATCGTCTCCGTGGCCGATGTGCCGAGGCTGATCGGCACGAGCCAGGCCTCCTTCACCTGGTCCGGCGTCGATGCCGGCACCGGCATCGCGTCGTACCAGGTCCGCACCCGGCGCACCGCCGGCGGTCATGCGGCCGGTGCCTGGAGCGGCGCGGTGGCGGTACCGGCCACCACCCGGAGCCGGACGGAGAAGGTCCGCGCGGGGGAGCAGGTGTGCGAGCAGGTCCGCGGTGTCGATGTGGTCGGCAACGCCTCGGACTGGACCCTGCCCGCCTGCACCAGCCGGCTCGACGACGACCGCTCGGCCGCGCCCGGACCCGGCTGGCACCGCAAGCACGCGGCCACCGCCTACCGGCGCACGCTGACCACCACCACCCGCGCGCACGCCGTGCTCACCCTGGGGCGTACGGCGGGCGGTCGACTCGCCGTCGCCATGACCGGCCGCGGCTCCCTGGTCGTGAAGGTCGCAGGCCACCGCGTCGGCGCCCTGCACGGCAGCGGCACGCACTGGCTCGGCCTGCCCCGGAAGGGCAAGGTCACCTTGACCACGTCGAACGGCCGCAGGGTCTCGGTCGACGGCTTCGCCCTCACCCCTCGCTGA
- a CDS encoding DUF2516 family protein, giving the protein MEGIFEVQSNIMLLVRLAVLAVVIFAFISSLTYSAEAYRAAGKWSKQGWTIVLGIALVLQFVPIGIMLIQLGLLIAALVFLADVRPALSSLRRR; this is encoded by the coding sequence ATGGAAGGCATCTTCGAGGTCCAGAGCAACATCATGTTGCTGGTGCGCCTGGCTGTCCTGGCCGTCGTCATCTTCGCCTTCATCAGCAGCCTGACGTACTCGGCGGAGGCCTACCGGGCCGCGGGCAAGTGGTCCAAGCAGGGCTGGACCATCGTGCTGGGGATCGCTCTGGTGCTGCAGTTCGTCCCGATCGGCATCATGCTGATCCAGCTCGGCCTCCTGATCGCCGCGCTGGTCTTCCTGGCGGACGTTCGTCCGGCGCTCAGCTCGCTGCGCCGGCGCTGA
- a CDS encoding asparaginase, with translation MSVPLVEIVRSGFVEGHHHGSVVALDADGSLAWSLGDVASQILPRSANKPLQALGMLGLGLDLPPDLLALACSSHSGEQIHLDGVRRLLAEAGLAEMALGNIPDYPLAPEVREAWIRAGGEPTKLAQNCSGKHAAMLATCVARDWQLSGYFEPDHPLQRGIQHRFEAVTGETARITVDGCGAPLLSTSLVGLARAYQLLATATDGDAWRIAEAIRRHPELVSGTTRDECRLLRALPGAIGKFGAEAVYAVALPDGRTVALKIDDGGDRARPVVMAAALARLGIEAEEVAATGRHLLYGGGVVVGELRALL, from the coding sequence ATGTCCGTACCCCTCGTCGAGATCGTCCGCTCCGGCTTCGTCGAAGGCCACCACCACGGCTCGGTCGTCGCCCTCGACGCCGACGGCTCGCTCGCCTGGTCGCTGGGCGACGTTGCCAGCCAGATCCTGCCGCGCTCGGCGAACAAGCCGCTGCAGGCCCTCGGCATGCTCGGCCTCGGGCTCGACCTGCCGCCGGACCTGCTGGCGCTGGCGTGCTCCTCGCACAGCGGTGAGCAGATCCACCTCGACGGCGTACGGCGCCTGCTGGCAGAGGCGGGGCTCGCGGAGATGGCGCTCGGCAACATCCCCGACTACCCGCTGGCACCGGAGGTGAGGGAGGCCTGGATCAGGGCGGGTGGTGAGCCGACGAAGCTGGCGCAGAACTGCTCGGGCAAGCACGCGGCCATGCTCGCCACCTGCGTCGCCCGCGACTGGCAGCTCTCCGGCTACTTCGAGCCGGACCACCCGCTCCAGCGCGGCATCCAGCACCGCTTCGAGGCGGTCACCGGCGAGACGGCCCGGATCACCGTCGACGGCTGCGGTGCGCCGCTGCTCTCGACCTCGCTGGTGGGGCTCGCCCGTGCCTACCAGCTGCTGGCGACCGCCACCGACGGCGACGCATGGCGGATCGCCGAGGCGATCCGCCGGCATCCCGAGCTGGTGTCGGGGACCACCCGCGACGAGTGCCGGCTGCTGCGGGCGCTCCCCGGGGCGATCGGCAAGTTCGGCGCGGAGGCTGTCTACGCGGTGGCGCTGCCCGACGGTCGCACGGTCGCCCTCAAGATCGACGACGGCGGCGACCGGGCGCGGCCGGTGGTGATGGCCGCGGCGCTCGCCCGGCTCGGCATCGAGGCCGAGGAGGTGGCCGCCACCGGACGTCACCTCCTGTACGGCGGAGGCGTGGTCGTCGGGGAGCTGCGGGCGCTGCTCTAG
- a CDS encoding glycoside hydrolase domain-containing protein, with translation MRVKTLVAAALALAGTATLAQPAAHAAGPPTPAPGTHLMIDAASAPSLSTVKTWQQKSPYDAIGVYIPVSSAVDDRYDKFQANLTADWVSAVRAGGWQVLPIYVGRQAPDKCTTRSFHYISNNATTAAQQGRDAASDAAASAKRLGLSAAAPIVYDMEAYDSGCSTAMRAFYAGWTAELHTLGRMSGIYGSRNSTITDVAALPAHGQASPDVVWVATASGQAQTATLPPLPDGSWNGKRLNQFNLGVTRSYGGVSINVDESAVDDYVWDTTAPTVTMPTIAPATGKAKVSVDWTGADTGGSGVAHYQVRTRDVGFGKALGAWSKAKTVKGSVRRAKLSAGEQYCIKVRATDRAGNTSAWSRSVCTTRYVDDRRLSPSKGWHKAHNAAAYARTTTVARHKGRTLSTGKVHARSIGVVLRGTGTVNVLIGHHKVGTVSGSGLVWLHLSRTHHGVVRLKTVSKQKVAIDGLALAQV, from the coding sequence ATGCGCGTCAAGACCCTGGTCGCTGCCGCCCTCGCGCTCGCGGGTACGGCCACGCTCGCCCAGCCGGCCGCCCACGCAGCGGGGCCACCGACTCCCGCCCCCGGTACCCACCTCATGATCGACGCAGCCTCGGCACCCTCACTCTCCACGGTGAAGACCTGGCAGCAGAAGTCTCCGTACGACGCCATCGGCGTCTACATCCCCGTCTCGTCGGCCGTCGACGACCGCTACGACAAGTTCCAGGCCAACCTGACCGCCGACTGGGTCAGCGCGGTCCGGGCCGGGGGCTGGCAGGTGCTGCCGATCTACGTCGGTCGGCAGGCGCCGGACAAGTGCACGACCCGGTCCTTCCACTACATCAGCAACAACGCCACCACCGCCGCCCAGCAGGGTCGCGACGCCGCCTCCGACGCGGCCGCCTCGGCCAAGCGACTCGGCCTGTCGGCAGCGGCGCCCATCGTCTACGACATGGAGGCCTACGACAGCGGCTGCAGCACGGCGATGCGGGCGTTCTACGCCGGCTGGACGGCCGAGCTGCACACGCTCGGTCGGATGTCGGGCATCTACGGCTCGCGCAACAGCACGATCACCGACGTCGCCGCCCTGCCCGCGCACGGCCAGGCCAGCCCCGACGTCGTCTGGGTCGCGACCGCCAGCGGGCAGGCGCAGACAGCGACGCTGCCCCCGCTCCCGGACGGCAGCTGGAACGGCAAGCGGCTCAACCAGTTCAACCTCGGCGTCACCCGCAGCTACGGCGGCGTCTCGATCAACGTGGACGAGAGCGCCGTCGACGACTACGTCTGGGACACCACCGCGCCGACTGTCACCATGCCGACGATCGCACCGGCGACCGGCAAGGCCAAGGTGAGCGTGGACTGGACCGGCGCCGACACCGGCGGCAGCGGCGTGGCGCACTATCAGGTCCGCACCCGCGATGTCGGCTTCGGCAAGGCCCTGGGAGCGTGGAGCAAGGCCAAGACGGTTAAGGGCAGCGTGAGACGCGCCAAGCTCAGCGCCGGCGAGCAGTACTGCATCAAGGTGCGCGCCACCGACCGGGCGGGCAACACCAGCGCATGGTCGCGCAGCGTCTGCACCACGCGGTACGTCGACGATCGGCGTCTCAGCCCGAGCAAAGGCTGGCACAAGGCCCACAATGCCGCGGCGTACGCCCGCACCACGACCGTGGCCAGGCACAAGGGCCGCACGCTGAGCACCGGGAAGGTGCACGCCCGCTCGATCGGCGTGGTGCTGCGCGGAACCGGCACGGTGAACGTGCTGATCGGTCACCACAAGGTCGGCACCGTCAGCGGCAGCGGGCTGGTGTGGCTGCACCTGAGCAGGACCCACCACGGCGTGGTGCGCCTCAAGACCGTCTCCAAGCAGAAGGTGGCGATCGACGGATTGGCGCTCGCGCAGGTCTGA